A genomic window from Candidatus Binataceae bacterium includes:
- the pssA gene encoding CDP-diacylglycerol--serine O-phosphatidyltransferase, translated as MSQRVRRTRADRSRMHLISGRIRAERMADPLRRGIFLVPATITSLGLLSGFYSMVSAVNGHFELAAVMIILAFFCDGLDGRVARISKTSSQFGVEYDSLCDVVAFGAAPAMLSYVWALKTIGSFGVAVSGLFLLCGALRLARFNVQTATLDKRRFVGLPIPGAALLIATTALAYSYFEFESPRALCFVMVPITLALAWLMISRVPYPSFKSMQLDKRARVELVIAIIVAVAALFAIPQMTAFVLGAAYVLSGPYLMLRGEHLSAKFSVLHAVPAEKAES; from the coding sequence GTGAGCCAGCGCGTGCGCCGCACTCGCGCGGATCGCTCGCGGATGCATCTGATTTCGGGGCGAATCCGCGCCGAGCGGATGGCCGATCCGCTGCGGCGCGGCATCTTTCTCGTTCCGGCGACGATCACCTCGCTCGGATTGCTGTCGGGTTTCTACTCGATGGTGTCGGCGGTCAACGGGCATTTTGAGCTCGCCGCCGTCATGATCATCCTGGCGTTTTTCTGCGACGGCCTCGACGGCCGTGTTGCGCGCATCTCGAAAACCTCCAGCCAGTTCGGCGTCGAGTATGACAGCCTGTGCGACGTGGTCGCGTTCGGCGCGGCGCCCGCGATGCTTTCCTACGTGTGGGCGCTCAAGACCATCGGCTCGTTCGGCGTCGCGGTCTCGGGATTGTTCCTGCTGTGCGGCGCGCTCAGGCTGGCGCGTTTCAACGTGCAGACTGCGACGCTCGACAAGCGCCGCTTCGTGGGCCTGCCGATCCCGGGCGCCGCGCTGCTCATCGCAACGACTGCGCTCGCCTACAGCTATTTCGAATTCGAATCGCCGCGCGCGCTCTGTTTCGTGATGGTGCCGATAACGCTAGCGCTCGCGTGGCTGATGATTTCGCGCGTGCCCTATCCCAGCTTCAAGAGCATGCAGCTCGACAAGCGCGCACGCGTCGAGCTGGTTATCGCGATCATCGTCGCAGTCGCCGCGTTGTTCGCGATCCCACAAATGACAGCCTTCGTATTGGGCGCAGCCTACGTCCTGTCAGGCCCCTACCTGATGCTGAGAGGCGAACACCTGAGCGCAAAGTTCTCCGTCCTGCACGCAGTCCCCGCCGAAAAGGCGGAATCCTAA
- a CDS encoding phosphatidylserine decarboxylase: MADNHPTLRPAPNRFLAFIARLVHIAAEGVAISMAVLALGLILLAFGLTIIGGAVIIFAIAVAMFFRDPERFPASTQGVIISGADGKVTDISEAAIPGSGARNYKRVSVFMSPLNVHVNRAPIGGEVIGVEHTPGEFRAAFSDQASEHNERNKILMRDGAGRVHAMVQVAGYLARRIVCRLRSHDRIQPGQRIGLIMFGSRVDHFIPPEYHVTVSLGQRVRAGRSVIGELEQ, translated from the coding sequence TTGGCTGACAATCACCCGACTCTCAGGCCGGCGCCGAATCGGTTCCTCGCATTTATCGCGCGCCTGGTGCACATCGCGGCCGAAGGCGTCGCCATTTCGATGGCGGTGCTCGCGCTTGGATTGATCCTGCTCGCGTTCGGACTGACCATCATCGGCGGCGCCGTGATCATCTTCGCGATCGCGGTCGCGATGTTCTTTCGCGATCCCGAGCGCTTCCCCGCATCGACCCAAGGCGTGATCATCTCCGGCGCCGACGGCAAGGTCACCGATATCTCCGAGGCTGCGATACCGGGCAGCGGCGCGCGCAACTACAAGCGCGTGTCGGTCTTCATGTCGCCGCTCAACGTGCACGTCAATCGCGCACCGATTGGCGGCGAGGTCATCGGCGTCGAGCATACGCCGGGAGAATTCCGCGCCGCGTTCAGCGACCAAGCCAGCGAGCATAACGAGCGCAACAAAATCCTGATGCGCGACGGCGCGGGCCGCGTTCATGCGATGGTCCAGGTCGCCGGCTACCTCGCACGGCGAATCGTGTGCCGCCTGCGCTCGCATGATAGGATCCAGCCAGGCCAGCGCATCGGCCTGATTATGTTCGGCAGCCGCGTCGATCACTTCATCCCGCCCGAATACCACGTGACAGTGAGTCTCGGTCAGCGCGTGCGCGCCGGCCGCTCCGTCATCGGAGAACTCGAGCAGTGA
- the ilvC gene encoding ketol-acid reductoisomerase, translating to MKVYYDRDADLNALRGKKIAVIGFGSQGHAHALNLRDSGFDVRVGLSPTSPSRDKAIKQGLPVLDTAEAAKQAEVIMMLVPDEMAGEIYEKEIAPHLTKGKYLAFGHGFNIHFKFVKPPKDVNVFMIAPKGPGHLVRSEYTKGRGVPCLLAVEQDPSGDTTKVGLAWGSAIGGGRAAIIETTYKEETETDLFGEQSVLCGGLTELIRAGFETLVAAGYAPEMAYFECVHEVKLIVDLIYEGGISNMRYSISNTAEYGDMTRGKKVVGPESRAAMKQILADIQSGKFANEWIAEYRAGLPNFKRMRKEGESHQLEEVGRKLRSFMPWLASDRLVDKSRN from the coding sequence ATGAAGGTCTATTACGACCGCGACGCCGATCTAAACGCGCTGCGCGGCAAGAAAATCGCCGTCATCGGTTTCGGCAGCCAAGGCCACGCCCATGCGCTCAATCTGCGCGACAGCGGCTTCGATGTCCGCGTCGGACTGAGCCCGACCTCACCCTCGCGCGACAAGGCCATCAAGCAGGGTCTGCCCGTGTTGGATACCGCCGAGGCAGCGAAGCAGGCCGAGGTCATCATGATGCTCGTGCCGGACGAGATGGCGGGCGAGATCTACGAAAAGGAAATCGCGCCCCATCTGACCAAGGGCAAGTACCTCGCCTTCGGCCACGGCTTCAATATCCATTTCAAGTTCGTCAAGCCGCCCAAGGACGTCAATGTCTTTATGATCGCGCCCAAGGGCCCGGGCCATCTCGTGCGATCGGAATACACCAAGGGTCGCGGCGTTCCGTGCCTGCTCGCGGTCGAGCAGGATCCCTCCGGCGATACGACCAAGGTCGGCCTCGCATGGGGCAGCGCCATCGGCGGCGGCCGCGCGGCGATTATCGAGACCACCTACAAGGAAGAGACCGAGACCGATCTCTTCGGCGAGCAATCGGTGCTGTGCGGCGGCCTCACCGAGCTAATCCGCGCCGGGTTCGAGACCCTCGTCGCGGCCGGCTATGCGCCCGAGATGGCGTATTTCGAGTGCGTACACGAAGTGAAGCTGATCGTCGACCTGATTTACGAGGGCGGCATCTCCAACATGCGCTACTCGATCAGCAACACGGCGGAATACGGCGACATGACGCGCGGCAAGAAAGTGGTCGGCCCCGAATCGCGCGCCGCGATGAAGCAGATCCTCGCTGACATCCAGTCAGGCAAGTTCGCCAACGAGTGGATCGCCGAGTATCGCGCCGGGCTGCCCAACTTCAAGCGGATGCGCAAGGAAGGCGAGAGCCATCAGCTCGAGGAGGTCGGCCGCAAGCTGCGCTCCTTCATGCCGTGGCTCGCGAGCGATCGGCTTGTCGACAAGTCAAGGAACTAG
- the ilvN gene encoding acetolactate synthase small subunit produces MTSHTISVLVENEFGVLARVAGLFSSRGYNIESLTVNEDPIDPTVSRIVLVTSGDEQVLEQINKQLNKLIPVIKVIDFNEVEILEREMVMVKVAVDERTRSELDSIVSAFRAHIVDIGPRAVTVEVTGDSDKIKAFIALVRPLGIKEVVRSGKVAMQRSVQLNGENHRRPRESD; encoded by the coding sequence ATGACAAGTCATACGATATCGGTACTGGTTGAGAACGAATTCGGCGTGCTCGCGCGCGTGGCCGGACTTTTTTCCAGCCGCGGCTATAACATCGAATCCCTGACCGTCAACGAGGATCCAATCGATCCGACCGTGTCGCGGATCGTGCTGGTCACCAGCGGCGACGAGCAGGTTCTCGAGCAGATCAACAAGCAGCTCAACAAGCTGATCCCCGTAATCAAGGTCATCGACTTCAACGAAGTCGAAATCCTCGAGCGCGAGATGGTGATGGTGAAGGTCGCCGTCGATGAGCGCACGCGCTCGGAACTCGATTCGATCGTAAGCGCCTTCCGCGCTCATATAGTCGATATCGGTCCCCGCGCCGTCACTGTTGAAGTGACCGGCGACTCCGACAAGATCAAGGCATTTATCGCGCTCGTCCGTCCACTCGGCATCAAGGAAGTGGTACGCTCCGGCAAAGTCGCGATGCAGCGGTCGGTCCAGCTCAACGGCGAAAACCATCGCCGCCCTCGCGAATCCGACTAG